In Cryptococcus neoformans var. grubii H99 chromosome 9, complete sequence, a genomic segment contains:
- a CDS encoding 3-hydroxyacyl-CoA dehydrogenase, protein MITPVLRSAMSSQRSAISRLSTVQRHLSTTSAARKVENLTVFGAGLMGAGIAQVGAQNGLKVVLADVTDKALENGINIISKSLARVAKKKSPDDIEGFTNNVLKNISTTTDSSQAVESADLVVEAIIESIKVKRDLFGFLDGKAKSDCIFATNTSSLSVTEIAEACSPERQAKFAGLHFFNPVPAMKLVEIIRTPQTSQETYEALREVTLQMGKSPVTCNDTPGFIVNRLLVPYLLEAIRMIERGDATAEDIDTAMELGAGYPMGPFKLLDFVGLDTTSYIAEGWRKKAESGAISKELVSPIPLLDKLVKEGKLGRKSGHGFYKYEGKK, encoded by the exons ATGATCACACCTGTGCTCCGAAGTGCAATGTCTTCTCAGCGCTCAGCGATCTCCAGACTCTCAACCGTCCAGCGGCATCTCTCTACCACTTCAGCTGCTCGCAAAGTTGAGAACCTCACGGTCTTTGGTGCTGGGCTTATGGGCGCTGGAATCGCCCAAGTTGGAGCTCAGAATGGTCTTAAA GTGGTCCTTGCAGATGTAACAGACAAGGCTCTTGA AAATGGTATCAATATTATCTCTAAATCCCTGGCTAGAGtggccaagaagaagtccCCAGACGACATCGAAGGCTTTACCAACAATGTCTTAAAGAATATCTCTACCACGACCGACTC GTCTCAAGCTGTTGAGAGCGCTGACCTTGTAGTTGAGGCTATTATAGAATCCATTAAAGTCAAGAGGGATCTTTTTGGCTTCTTGGACGGGAAGGCCAA ATCTGACTGTATCTTCGCTACCAACACTTCTTCATTGTCTGTCACAGAAATTGCGGAAGCATGTAGCCCAGAGCGTCAAGCCAA ATTTGCTGGATTGCATTTCTTCAATCCCGTCCCTG CTATGAAACTCGTTGAAATCATTCGAACACCCCAAACCTCTCAGGAGACATATGAAGCTCTTCGAGAAGTGACCCTTCAGATGGGCAAGTCGCCAGTCACTTGCAACGATACTCCAGGCTTCATCGTGAATCGTCTTCTAGTTCCTTACCTTT TGGAGGCCATTCGAATGATTGAGCGAGGTGACGCTACTGCGGAGGATATCGACACCGCTATGGAGCTGGGTGCTGGATATC CCATGGGT CCATTCAAACTGCTCGACTTTGTCGGACTCG ATACCACCTCGTATATTGCCGAAGGATGGCGAAAGAAGGCGGAGTCTGGCGCGATCTCCAAGGAGTTGGTTTCGCCCATTCCTCTTTTGGACAAGCTTGTCAAGGAGGGCAAGCTGGGCAGGAAGAGTGGTCATGGGTTTTACAAA TATGAGGGTAAGAAGTAA